The Phaeodactylum tricornutum CCAP 1055/1 chromosome 6, whole genome shotgun sequence region GCCGTTTGGGCGTCCAGCGCCGCAAAAAAAGCCCGAGCGGTGGCCGATGTCGGTCTCGAAAGTTTCGTGCCGTTGTCGGGATTGCCGTCCTTGTCGTCGACAAGGACACCATTTTCGATGAGGGCAGTACTCGCCATGTTCAGATAGGTTCTCGGTCGTGGTGGCTTCGATGGCACTGGCAGGACAACCACGAAACGGTATCGAACGGTGTAGCTATCGTCGACGGCATCGATCGGTGCAGACATCGTAGACTCGCTTTGGTCATTTTTCATATGTCGGTGAACTAGAATTGTCCTACGATCGGTCATTGATTCCCGCACACACGTGAacagaaaaagacgaaggacCCTAACCATGATCGAACATATCTGACATCGCTTCGTGTGACGCAGTTGAGAAAAGGTTGGAAGATCTTTCCGTTCGTCTGTCTATCCGGCCTTGACTGTATGAGTCGGGTGTATTCTTGATTTTGATTGTCTGTGTGTAACAAACATCCTCACGCCATCACGAAGGCAACGAAAAGCCCAAAAGCGGCTAACCCAACTGTCTAGACTTCCCAACGCAATCGTACGAGTGTCAGGAAACCCAACGCAACATAGCGTCACGTATCAACACATTCCGTCCGTTTTTGCGAACGACACCATGGCACGGTTCCTTCTAGTACTACTGGGTTATAGTCTCGTGGTTCCATCCGTAGCATTCCGCGCATCGGTAGTCTCCCGACGGACCGTTCGCGGCGCCGACGTGTCGCTCGGGGCCGCTTCGCGTCGATCCTTTCTCGtcaccaacgccgccgcggcggcggcagTGTCTGGTTGGGGTTTGTGGACTGCACCAGCAGCACAAGCTGTCGGCCCCGTCAAGATTACGCTGGAAGCCTTGTCGTACCAGGCCCGTCCGTGCCCACCGGACAAACCCATTCCGGGACAAATGGCCATGAAGGGCATGCGGGGACTCTGTGTCACGGTGGAAGCGAAGCTTAAGGATGCGGCGCccaaggatttggaaaaagtcggTGTCTACGGATTCATCACCGACGCGAGTACCGGGAATTCTGTACTCGCCAACAACCCCGATCTGTCCACCGATGCTGGACAGTTCGCCATGGTGGAATCCGTCACCCCCAAGGATAAGAAAATCCTTTTTGAATTCGTCGCCGCCGTACCATCGGACAAAGATCTCTCCCAATACGAAGACGGCATTGGACCTTTGGATTTTGAGAGTCTCCGCATCATCAGTTATCCCGGAGGGCAGCAGTACGGAGCTATTAATCCCTGTGAAATGAACGAATTCAGTGAGGAATGCGAAGTGTGGGAGCAGGAGAACGGTAGTTACCAAAAGGCAGAATTTATGGTGAAGAGTAACCCACGTACCAAGGGTGGTTAATCGAACAACCAATGGGTTTGGGTCCAGCAATGTGATGTGGTTCGTACAGCCTCTCGGGTTGGTTCGATGCCAattgtattgactgtaacAGCCAACGCCTTCTTATCCATTGCACAATAAAAACGCACGCAAGCAAGCAGGCAAACTAAAACAAGGTCCTTTGAAGACATGAGTGATATTAAAATGACTCGCTATTGCTGACGAAGTTTGTGATTTACCAATACTTAGATTTGATATACGTTAACGCGACTCGGGATCCGTGGCGTCTAGAGCTCACCCGCGGTGCGGCCCGTCAAATCACCAATATCCTTGTGCGTTTCGTCCCACAAGCAATGAAAAGTGCCATCACGATCGACACGATTGTAAGTGTGTCCGCCAAAGAAATCGCGCTGCGCTTGAATCAGGTTGGCCGGCAAGCGATCACGACGGTACTGGTCAAAGTAGGAAAGAGCAGCGGACAAGGCCGGGGTAGCGATACCGCTAGCGACGCCCAAAGAAACCACGCGGCGCCAAGCCATCTGCCTTGCGTTGATTTCTTCAGCAAACGTTTCGTCCACCAACAAATTCTGCAAGTCCTTGTTCTTTTCAAAGGCGGCCGTGATCTTGCTCAACAAGCTCGCGCGAATGATGCAGCCTCCACGCCACATTTTGGCACAGAGGGAGAGGTCGACGTCCCACTCGTTCTTGTCGGACGCGGCCTGGATGATTCCCATTCCCTGCGCATACGAAGTTACCTTGGCGCAGTACAACGCTTGCTGCAGATCCGACAAGATTTGATCCTTGTCGACTTGCGGCATTTCGTTGGATGGTCCCTGGAGGACTTTGCTGGCAGCGACACGTTCTTCCTTGCGGCCGGAAATGTAGCGACTATCGAGGGAAGCTGCAATGAGAGGGGCTGCAACACTCTGTTCGGCAGCTTCTTGTACCGTCCAACGGCCAGTACCTTTCATTCCTGTCTTGTCAAGAATCTTGTCCACCACGTATCCGTCGTCGGTCAAATCGTCCTTGCGAGCCAAAATCTTGGCCGTGATTTCAATGAGGTACGACTCGAGATCACCAGAGTTCCAGTCTTCAAAGAGTGTGGCCATTTCATCGTTGCCCATACCGACAATATTCTGCAACAGGATAGGTGAGAACAAGCTCCAAAGGTTTAGGTGCACAGGCTCCGCTCCGTTGAATAGCCTACCTTTAGAATATCGTAGACCTCTCCAATCAACTGCATGTCGCCGTATTCGATACCGTTGTGCACCATTTTGACGTAATTGCCCGCTCCGATTGGTCCGCAATAACCCGTGCAGGGTTCTTCCGGATCCCCAGCCTTGGCGGCACACTTCATGATGATGGGTTCAATCAAGTCGTACGCCTTTCGGGGACCGCCAGGCATGAGAGAAGGTCCGTTGCGGGCTCCTTCTTCGCCACCAGAAATTCCCATGCCGATGAACATGATACccttcttttccaattcttcgtgACGACGAATCTGATTCGGGAACCATTCGTTGCCTCCGTCAATAATGACATCCCCTTCTTCCATGAATTCGCTGATCGCTTCGATGGTCAAATCGACAGGTTTTCCGGCTTGGACGAGAATGACGACTTTCCGAGGCTTGCTGAGTTTGGAAATAAATTCTTCGGGAGATTTGGTACCGATCAAGGGCAAATCGCCTTCGTCCTTGGCGCGTTGGACCGTCGTATCGACTTTGGAGGGCGAGCGGTTGCAAACGGCAACGGTGAACCCGTGCGACGCCTACAGAGAAAACGACACAGCAAGGCAAAATCCGTGAGACATGGTTTGGTCGGTCGCAGTACGGAGTCCACCAGTGCGTCGGTGATTGATTCAACTCGAATGCTCCCTACACGTACCATATTGAGCGCAAAATTCTGTCCCATGACAGCAAGACCGTAAAGACCAATATCGCAGCTCATCCTGTTTATCTCGTTGGTGGAAAGTGTTTGAATAGATTCTAAAGTTGTCGTGCAGAAAGCGGCAAACAGTAGGATTGTGAGGAACATGAGTATGCTACACGGTGTACTGTATTGTCGGCTAAGGTACGTCGCCAAAGCCGATCCGGGACGACATCCGCCAACGTAGTCAGAGAGCGTGGAAGATGAAAGTCATTCTTGGAAGATCCTGTGGTTCGGGTCCTTTGCGTAAATTCCAAATCGCAAAGAATCAAACCAACATTCTCGTCTCTAGAACCAACCATCAACCCAGTCAGTATCATCCTGTACTGTTCCGGTGTGTGGAGACATGGTACGCACCTTTTGCGATTGCTTCGCGATTGCAACAGTTCTCGTGAACAGCAGTTGCGATGGCCGTTTTATGACGCCATTAGAATgcggttgactgtgaattcggTCTGGGAGAACCCTCCAGGATCTCGTGCCCCGTTTCATCGTCTGCTTGGGAAGTCCTGCACAGAGAAGACGTTACGGTTCTGGAAAGATCCCCATTTATAGAGCGGGAGATTTTCTATTTGGGTGGTGAACCGCAAACAGGTTCAGCTATTCGGGTGGAACACTAAGTAATGGCTTAATTGAAAACGTGCAAATTCGAATATAATTAGATGTGGTCCAAGGAAGAGGTAATATGGTTAAATGACAACTCATCCCGACGACGAGAGAGCGACGTCCTATGCGACTCCATGCAATCTGGCAAGTCATTTTGGCAAGCCAGGTTCTATTCTCCGGGTTTTGCGTACCGATGAATTAATGCGATCCGGGTTTCCTGTTGCTCGATTCAAactttcgttgacagtgagtagcCGTCAGTAGAGTCAGTACGGGAACTTCTGTAGAAAGACACGCGTCAATGACATCCCGGCGACAGCACACGTTCACGCCCAAATTTCGACGATGGCGAACCACGTCCCGTAGGCGCAGACCCCAAAACTACACCGATCGGAACAACGGTCGACACCCCGCCTCTGGGTCATTCGAATTCGTCATTCTGTTGATCAAAAGCTCAAAGATGTCGCTACCAGATGCACAGGTAGAAGTATCCACGGCGTCGAGTGCGGACACTGCGTTGTTTGGATCACTCAATGCGACAATCGCCGATCACTTGAGTAGTCAGGTCGACGAGACTCTCGCCATTGGTGTGGCTACCTTACCTCTCTTGCAGAGTCAACCGTCGCGAGCCGAAACTCTCCACGCAATGCTACGAAGATGCTACTGGAAGAACGTTGACGTCTTCGAAGTCTACTGCGATCGTAACGTGTTTACCACGAACATGTTTCCTATCGAACGCCGCACCGCGATTGCTGAGCTCTACACGCAAGCCCAGCGGGAGAACACCAGTGCTGATACGATTCTGCAGGAAGCCTTCGCCCAGACTGTAGAAGAAGCGACAACTTCGCCAACCGATGCGCCCCGAAAGGTCGAGTCCGCCGTGCCAGTTCCTTCCGAACAAGATGTACAGGATCTCCACAAAGAACTAGCGTCTCTACGCCTCCGGCTCCGCGACGCCCACCGTCGCAAGCTCCAAGTGACGCAGTCGATCAAAGAGCTCGACGTCGCCAATCACTTGGCGAAtcttgccaacgaaacatTACAGGTCTGCCCCAACCCCGACGGCTCCCCTGCACTCGGTCTGGATCAGGTACACCAGACGGTTACGGCCACGCTCGTGGGCACGGAAAGGTTGACCACTTTACAAggaaaaggccttgatgTCATCCAAGAGATGGAACGCAAAACACGGGAACGTGGACCGGAAGAGGAGCCCGAGGACACGGTGGACCTCATGCTCGCGTCCGGTACCATCAATCGTCACCATAAGAAGCCCAAGACACTGACCGAACGGTACGCACAGGAACAGGCGGAAATGGGGACGCATCGGACCGCGGTACGGGCCATTTTGGGAGATAGCAATAATCATTGATGAGATTGATAGTCATGACGAGGGAATAGTAGTAAAAGGTGTTTTACATTAAAGTTTTGTTTTGATTATGTGTTGTGCGGGTGTGTGTATGGATAGAGATGGCTGTCTGAAATCGACAAAACCTCTTCTCTGGACTTTTCGCTTTCAATGCAATGGATGCAGCTGCCATTGGACTGCAGCCCTATTTGTGCTACCCTTTGATCCTTGTTATTCTCTCTACAGTTTTATCCACTATATGTATGGATTGTTGAGTATATATAAATATTAGGTGCATGCGGGTCCCTGTGGTATGGCGTTGGtctgtgtgtgtatgtgtcACAATCATTGCTGAATCGCACGCCGGTGTGTCCTAGAAGAGACTTCTAATccttcttgtcctttttgcgttcgtcatcttcgtcggtTTCGGCATTCGGTGAATCAGTACGTTTCGGAGTAAAGCGACCTTGGACGTCGAACATGTCCACCGTCGGTATACGGGCATTGACGGCTTCGCTAATGATGGGGATCTTGTCGGGCGTGCCGCCCAAGAGCGAACTCACGGTACAGTACCCCAGTGTGGCGAGCAGCGTAACGAACATGACGTCGGAACCAATCTCCGTCACACCCTGTGGCAAGAACTTTCCACCCCCCACTAAACTGAAAACGGCAGCGATCAATCCGGGGAAGAACAAGGCAATGTCCAAAAAGATGGCCTGCTGCATATTGTAACGGATCAAACGGTTGATGGTGGGGTTCCCGGACAAGAAGGAAAGCGCAAAAAAAGCAATAAAACCTCCAAACGGGATACTCCGGTACAAGGCGTACGAAAGCGCAATAATTCCGGAGATCGGATTGTCGGGGTTTTCCAGAACGAGAAAGCGGGCAAACTGGAGACCATCCAGGAGTGGAAATAGGTACGGTAATACCGAGATTAGCTTGTCTTGCGTGGTGGGTGCGCGGTCGTTAATCATATCGAGACGGGCCTGCAGAAACTTGGAagcctcttcttcttgttgtgcCGCTCGCTTTGCTTGCAGAGCCTGCGCCTTTTCGTCCCGCGCCAAGGCGTCAAGTTTATTGCGAAACTGTTCGACAGTCACGAATTCTTCCAATTTAAGCGTCCCATCGCCCGTCTTGTCGAAATCATGCATAAGCATTTTGACCCGGGTCTCTGAAAGTTCCATTTTGAGGTTCTTTTCGAGTCCAGCTTTTAGTTCTGCCAGCGAGATCTCGCCGTCTTGGTTGGTATCGAACTTGCGAAAGGCTCGTTCAGCGGCGTCGGCAATTTGCTGTTTTTGCGAGGCTTCCAAATTGGCTGCCTCCGAACGCAGTTTGGCCGCCATGGACTTGAGTCGTTCGatctcttcgtcgtccgtatCGGCGGATTTAAGAACGGGAGCGGATCGGAGTGGGACTTTCGGAACTATTCCGAATTTGGGCGACGTTACAATCGCTCGGAACGTTGCGGTAGCTGACCGAGACGGGGCGAACGCGtcggtcgttgtcgtcagTACGGCCAGCAATAAGGCAGTCTGCCTCGTGGATAAATTCATTGCTAATAAGGGTCAGGAATGAAAGTGAACTGTTGGGTTGGCTGGAAAAGAATCACAAGcgcagcaaatgcaaatttATGGGGTggtattcactgtcagagcGGATACAATAATCCAGTCGGGTGGTGTTTTACAGCTAATACGTAAATCCGAATGGATCAGCCGAAAGTGGGGGAGGTATCGGAATGACGGACACGGGCAGAGCAGCAGCGTGCGGATCTTGGGCATGTTTTCTCGCACGCGAACGCAAAACCAGCACATATATGTTTGTGGCGTGGGTCGCTCTTGGAATCACATCGAAGATCTTCCTCAACAACGTCATACAGCGTGACTCAGTGCCGATTTCCATGACTGACACAGTCAACGTCCCGACCTCACCAAAGAGCTCAACAGCCTAGTTTACATTGCAATTACACGAATCAAGCTTCGCGGACTGTGAGACCGCAATATCAGGAATACGCAACGGTACGTGTCACCGTGTTCATTCCAATACATATCCACCATTTCATGTGACCAGTCGGGAACGGCTCTTAAAGGAAGACGTTTGTACCGTGTCTCTAGAGAGAAGCTTTTTGGACTATTTAGGTCTAGAGTTGCGCTACTCGATCTCTAGTAAAGGCGTAAGCAAAGTTACGTATCGCaaatcattcacagtcaataggTGTGGTTTACAATGGCTGATGACCCAGTGGCGTTTAGTTGCTGTATTCATCCGAAAAGTCGTCCCCATCGCTGTCGTAATCGTCTTGCTCACGACGTGCGGGTCGGCTGCCCTTGGGCTGTGCTTCATTGACTCGGATGATGCGTCCGTCCAGCTCGCAGCCATCAATTTCCTCGATCGCACGTTGCGCGGCTTCCTTGTCCATGGTAACGAATCCGAAACCCCGAGCGCTGCCGGTTTCCGGGTCTTCCGGCATGTAGCAATCGATCACGGTGCCGAATTCTTCAAACAGCTCCTGCAGCGTCTCTGGGACGGTGTAGAAAGAAAGATTACCAATGTACATTTTGGTGCGATCCGCGTTGCGGGGACCGCGTTTGCCGGCGGCCTTTTTCCCGGGCGGCAAGGGCACACTCACCACCATTTTGCGGCCTTCGTATTCCATACCGTTGGTGGCGTCGATTGCCGCCTGAGCGTCTTCTTCCTTCATGGTGACGAAGGCAAAACCCCGACCGTTACCGGTCGCGGCGTCGAGCGGAATGTACACTTCGATTACTTCCCCGTAGGCACGGTAGAATTCCATCAGAGCTTCCTTGGTGGCTTCGAACGGGATATTACCAACATACAGCTTCTGTGCGCCATCCTGTTCCCTGCGTTCTTTTTTGGGGACATCTTCCTTGGGAAGAGACTTGTTTACGCGCAACATGCGACCGTTCACTTGCTGGTTATCGAGGCCAGCAACGGcggcttccatttcttccggCGAGCCCATGTCTACAAAGGCGAATCCACGAGGCTGTCCCGTCATTTTGTTGCGAGGAATACTGACCAATTCAACCTTGCCGAACGGTGTGAGCATGTCGCGGACCTCGTCGTCGGTTGTTTCTAATATGAGCAatgaaacaaaaacaaaaacagaGTGAGTACGAATAGTTGTCCACCGGATCGCGGAGTCACGATAGTTGCAGCAGTCAAGCTTATCTGCTCCACAAAGGAATTCAAAGACAACTCGTTTGCGACTAAACCACTTTTCCCCTCGGGCTAACGAAAATGGATCGGCTCGGATCGGCGGGCGGCTTACCAAAGGgaaggtttccaacaaaCAGAGTGTGTCGTACGCGTTCGACCACACGCTTGGgggcttccttttcctcaTTGTTGATTCCTTCATCCACTACCGGTGATTCGGCGGAGGAATCAATCTCACTCGCGACGAAGAGAGGCTGTCGGGGAGCAGTGTTGGCGACCGATACCCCGAAGGAAAGCCGAGAGAGGCGTGACGCGGCCGGACGCGCCACAAAGGCCTCGGCCGATGTAGCAAACACCAGCAACAGTAAAGTAGAAATAGCTGATGTACTAGAAGTCATGGTAGTGTCTAGGGGGTTTTACACTGTTGCCGCTTGGTGtaacgaaaagaaaaaagggGCAACGACGATCTTTGACGATTCGAAAGAACGGAAACGTTGTGTGGTTTTGCCTCGCACGAAACTGGTGTCGGCTCTTTGATTGGACTACAACCGTACGTACACACGGTTGTGTGGTGTTCGATGGTGTCGAGGTCCTCTGTCGTGGTGAGTGTCGCGGTAGATACATTTTTCAGCGAAAGACGTCAGTGACCGGGAGGGCAGCAGGCGGCTTCCGGACAGGCGGTTTCGATGGACGACTTCCCATTGGTTGAATATTCGTCCCGAACTGACTCTGATTATCAGCAAGTGATAGTAACATACATAGGTAGGTTTCCTTGTCTTGCTGAACTACAGGTGGGTGGCTCATCTTTCAAAATTAACCATGGCACAACAGCGCTATTCATAGTCAACTTGGATGGATATCATGAAAGCACGGAAACACACAAGAAAAGAATGGCTGTTGGGGCCAATATATTTGTTGCTAGAAAGTGCTCCAATTTTATAATTGATGGAAGTACAAAAATTGTGGGTCatgttttgactgtgaagcaaaaGCAATGGGTCCAAGCCGGGAATCGAACCCGGGACCTCTTCCAAGTTAGGTGTTCCCTAAAGAAGAATCATACCCCTAGACCACTTGGACATCCCATGTTACGCTATTTCTGCGCGTACATTTTACTCTGACTTTATGTATAATAACTGGTTTTAGGAATCATTTCTGTGTTCAATCACAGGCTAGTTTCTGCGCCGTACAGTAAGTTTCTTGCAAATCATCTCTTGGTTCATGTTGACTTGTGAATGGCAAATGGCAGAAGCCGCAATACGACCGACCTTGTAACGACACACAAACAGTACCAACACAccttttcacagtcacgcACCGAGATTTTAGTCATACTATCGCACAAGTAGGGAGACAGTCATGACGGAGGCATCGAGTGAGAATGCGGGTGACGCTCCGGCCAACGCCAACACGGGCTGCGTTGGGCCCACATCGGAAACGGCCGGCAAGGCTTCGGCGTGCGACGGTTGTCCCAATCAGAGCGCGTGCTCAACGGGGGCCTTTTCCTCCCCCGAAGCTGTTGCCAAGGCGGAAGCGGAAGTGGAAGCACTCAATCGAAGTCTTTCCAACGTGTCGCACGTGATTTTGGTCCTTTCCGGTAAAGGTGGTGTGGGCAAGAGTACGGTAGCGGCCCAGCTGTCGCACACGCTGTCCAACCAAGGCTACGCCGTGGGGTTGCTGGATGTGGACTTGTGCGGACCGTCGGCGCCGCGGATGGTTCTGGGCGACGCGTGTACGTCACAAACGATACACAAGTCGGGATCGGGTGCGTGGACTCCCGTGTACGCCAGCGCAAACCTCGCCGTCATGAGTATTTCATTCATGTTGCAGGATACCAATCAGGCTGTTGTCTGGCGGGGTCCGCGCAAAAACGCGCTAATTCAGCAATTTCTGACGGAAGTAGACTGGACGGGAGACACGGACGGACTCGATTATCTCATCATTGATACACCGCCCGGTACCAGTGACGAGCACATTTCTACGGTCCAGTACTTGCAAAAGGCTTCCGCTGTAAGTGGGGCCGTTGTCGTGACCACGCCGGAGGAAGTCAGCTTGGCCGACGTCCGTAAAGAACTCAGTTTCTGTCGCAAAACGGATGTCCCCGTTCTAGGCATCATTGAGAACATGGGATCCTATCAGACACGACTCTCACAAATGGAATTTTCCAAAGACGGACAGGATTGCACGGCGCAGATGCTCGCCGTTTTGCGAGAAAAATGTCCGGAAGTACTGGATTGCGTTGCAGCTTCAAACTTGTTTTCGGTCAATGCGGGGGGAGCCGAACAGATGGCCACAGATTACGGTGTTCCTTTCATGGGACGGTTACCCCTTGATCCTGATTTGCTCAAGGCTTGCGAACAAGGCAAGTCCTTCGTACAAACACACCCCAATGCGAACGCCGCCGTGGCTCTGAAACAATTTGCTCGTCAGCTCAACAAGGTTCTTCCGGTCAATATGGATGAGTAAAACATTGGACAAAGTAGGTAGTTTCTCAGCTGTAGAGCTTGTGTAAACGACATTATCATCTGCGGTGTAATATACTTGGAGAGGGGCTTCTAATGTATGCGAGGAGTTGGGTAGCTTTGATCAAATCTCCTTTCCGGGTTGTATCCAAAACCCGAACCCTCGACGGAAAGCAATCCGATTCCGTtgtcaagatataagtgaatatgcttgatataccttaaatgtgacgaggtcaaaggacgtgatttggggatagcgctccgtggttcaattccatggcacgttaattttgacatgGTAACGTCCGGGAGTTCGATACCCGATTTGAAAAAGTCTTGATTTGCCGACACCTGACCTGGGGTGgataaagaagaaagggGTAGGGGTCATCTCCTAAGTGGGGAGGATGGCTCAGGGGCAAAGTAACTTGTCGACACCTTACTCGGGTGGATAAAGAAAGGAGGGGCAGGGGTCATCTCCTAAGTGGGGAGGATGGCTCAGGGGCAAAGTAACTTGTCGACACCTTACTCGGGTGGATAAAGAAAGGAGGGGCAGGGGTCATCTCCAGCGTGTGGGGAGGATGGCTCAAGGGCAAAGGAATATCAAGCAGGGAGGAtgtcaagatataagtgaatatgcttgatataccttaaatgtgacgaggtcaaaggacgtgatttggggatagcgctccgtggttcaattccatggcacgttaattttgacattCCGTCCGTTAGACGAATCGCAGAATGAGAAAATGTCCCAAAGAAAAAACCCAGCCGTTTCCCGCGACAAAacaaattgacagtgatgcCCAACATTGCATTCGAAACACAACACCATCCTTACTTTTCGTCGGAGTTCTTTGCAGTGCCAACAAGATACCGTCCACACAACTTGCCTCTGTTCAAGCCTCCCGTTTACTCTAGCAGTCCTAGAGAGGTCCAGTTCGTTCTTTCTTACTGGATAGCGTTATTCCTCGGAGCGACGGCACAAAACGAGTACCCAGAGGATCGCACTCCGTCCGTCCAAAGTGACGCTATCGTAACCCTTACGAGAGCGTAAGGTAGACGGCGTTTCGTACCAAAAGTCCGTGGCTTTTATCGAAATGTCAACTGCCGAGATGAATATTCGCTTCGCCAGTCCGGGTGCGACACGCTTCGATTCCGTGAATGCCAGTACGGCGAACTCTTCGAACTTAAAGGTCCGAGTTTCGCCCACAAAGTCGGTCGCATCCACTACTGCACCCGTGTGGACTTTGCTGCGTACTATTCTGTTGGACCTTCCGTTGGCGCTTCTCTTTGCGTCCTTTTTGTTCGTCTACGCCTGCCAATACATTCACAGCACCTACTATATTCCCTTGTACGATCGGGcccaacgaacgaacgaagaCTTGTACGAAGAGTTCACCTACTACCACCGACACTGCACCAGTTACGATTTATCAACGCACCACTTGCCTGATTTGCTTGTCAACGCATCGGCCTCGTTGACGTCGGTTGCGGCGGCGAAAGAAGTCGTTGAAGATGCCGTGGATACCATGTTAAGGCACGGCGCCATTGTTCTGCCCGGCTTGTTGACCGCCGACGCGGTCCGTGACTTGCGGTCCTACGTGGAACGGCGCAACGCGGCAATTTCCGATACCGAAGTCTATCCCGTGTCGCAAGGAGACCGGCGTCTCAGTTACGGGATTGACGCAACGGAAGATCCCGCCGTCGTCCAGGCTATTCGACAAATTGCCAATCACACACCGTTACGGGCCATTATGCAAGCTTTGCTGGGTGATCCCGAC contains the following coding sequences:
- the 6PGDH gene encoding 6-phosphogluconate dehydrogenase (putative splice variant of Protein ID 45333, Phatr2/chr_6:869375-871507, no targeting presequence predicted at N-terminus, supported by majority of ESTs~Alternative splicing variant 2); protein product: MSCDIGLYGLAVMGQNFALNMASHGFTVAVCNRSPSKVDTTVQRAKDEGDLPLIGTKSPEEFISKLSKPRKVVILVQAGKPVDLTIEAISEFMEEGDVIIDGGNEWFPNQIRRHEELEKKGIMFIGMGISGGEEGARNGPSLMPGGPRKAYDLIEPIIMKCAAKAGDPEEPCTGYCGPIGAGNYVKMVHNGIEYGDMQLIGEVYDILKNIVGMGNDEMATLFEDWNSGDLESYLIEITAKILARKDDLTDDGYVVDKILDKTGMKGTGRWTVQEAAEQSVAAPLIAASLDSRYISGRKEERVAASKVLQGPSNEMPQVDKDQILSDLQQALYCAKVTSYAQGMGIIQAASDKNEWDVDLSLCAKMWRGGCIIRASLLSKITAAFEKNKDLQNLLVDETFAEEINARQMAWRRVVSLGVASGIATPALSAALSYFDQYRRDRLPANLIQAQRDFFGGHTYNRVDRDGTFHCLWDETHKDIGDLTGRTAGEL
- a CDS encoding predicted protein, which codes for MTEASSENAGDAPANANTGCVGPTSETAGKASACDGCPNQSACSTGAFSSPEAVAKAEAEVEALNRSLSNVSHVILVLSGKGGVGKSTVAAQLSHTLSNQGYAVGLLDVDLCGPSAPRMVLGDACTSQTIHKSGSGAWTPVYASANLAVMSISFMLQDTNQAVVWRGPRKNALIQQFLTEVDWTGDTDGLDYLIIDTPPGTSDEHISTVQYLQKASAVSGAVVVTTPEEVSLADVRKELSFCRKTDVPVLGIIENMGSYQTRLSQMEFSKDGQDCTAQMLAVLREKCPEVLDCVAASNLFSVNAGGAEQMATDYGVPFMGRLPLDPDLLKACEQGKSFVQTHPNANAAVALKQFARQLNKVLPVNMDE
- a CDS encoding predicted protein, which produces MARFLLVLLGYSLVVPSVAFRASVVSRRTVRGADVSLGAASRRSFLVTNAAAAAAVSGWGLWTAPAAQAVGPVKITLEALSYQARPCPPDKPIPGQMAMKGMRGLCVTVEAKLKDAAPKDLEKVGVYGFITDASTGNSVLANNPDLSTDAGQFAMVESVTPKDKKILFEFVAAVPSDKDLSQYEDGIGPLDFESLRIISYPGGQQYGAINPCEMNEFSEECEVWEQENGSYQKAEFMVKSNPRTKGG
- the 6PGDH gene encoding 6-phosphogluconate dehydrogenase (putative splice variant of Protein ID 26934, Phatr2/chr_6:869375-871526, signal peptide predicted at N-terminus, supported by minority of ESTs~Alternative splicing variant 1); its protein translation is MFLTILLFAAFCTTTLESIQTLSTNEINRMSCDIGLYGLAVMGQNFALNMASHGFTVAVCNRSPSKVDTTVQRAKDEGDLPLIGTKSPEEFISKLSKPRKVVILVQAGKPVDLTIEAISEFMEEGDVIIDGGNEWFPNQIRRHEELEKKGIMFIGMGISGGEEGARNGPSLMPGGPRKAYDLIEPIIMKCAAKAGDPEEPCTGYCGPIGAGNYVKMVHNGIEYGDMQLIGEVYDILKNIVGMGNDEMATLFEDWNSGDLESYLIEITAKILARKDDLTDDGYVVDKILDKTGMKGTGRWTVQEAAEQSVAAPLIAASLDSRYISGRKEERVAASKVLQGPSNEMPQVDKDQILSDLQQALYCAKVTSYAQGMGIIQAASDKNEWDVDLSLCAKMWRGGCIIRASLLSKITAAFEKNKDLQNLLVDETFAEEINARQMAWRRVVSLGVASGIATPALSAALSYFDQYRRDRLPANLIQAQRDFFGGHTYNRVDRDGTFHCLWDETHKDIGDLTGRTAGEL
- a CDS encoding predicted protein, with product MYIGNLSFYTVPETLQELFEEFGTVIDCYMPEDPETGSARGFGFVTMDKEAAQRAIEEIDGCELDGRIIRVNEAQPKGSRPARR
- a CDS encoding predicted protein encodes the protein MSLPDAQVEVSTASSADTALFGSLNATIADHLSSQVDETLAIGVATLPLLQSQPSRAETLHAMLRRCYWKNVDVFEVYCDRNVFTTNMFPIERRTAIAELYTQAQRENTSADTILQEAFAQTVEEATTSPTDAPRKVESAVPVPSEQDVQDLHKELASLRLRLRDAHRRKLQVTQSIKELDVANHLANLANETLQVCPNPDGSPALGLDQVHQTVTATLVGTERLTTLQGKGLDVIQEMERKTRERGPEEEPEDTVDLMLASGTINRHHKKPKTLTERYAQEQAEMGTHRTAVRAILGDSNNH
- a CDS encoding predicted protein, whose product is MNLSTRQTALLLAVLTTTTDAFAPSRSATATFRAIVTSPKFGIVPKVPLRSAPVLKSADTDDEEIERLKSMAAKLRSEAANLEASQKQQIADAAERAFRKFDTNQDGEISLAELKAGLEKNLKMELSETRVKMLMHDFDKTGDGTLKLEEFVTVEQFRNKLDALARDEKAQALQAKRAAQQEEEASKFLQARLDMINDRAPTTQDKLISVLPYLFPLLDGLQFARFLVLENPDNPISGIIALSYALYRSIPFGGFIAFFALSFLSGNPTINRLIRYNMQQAIFLDIALFFPGLIAAVFSLVGGGKFLPQGVTEIGSDVMFVTLLATLGYCTVSSLLGGTPDKIPIISEAVNARIPTVDMFDVQGRFTPKRTDSPNAETDEDDERKKDKKD